One stretch of Thermococcus sp. DNA includes these proteins:
- a CDS encoding THUMP domain-containing protein yields the protein MILLVTAPQGREGDAILELEWAIGRVKVKGTDWRGVLLAETPLGKEEALERLRKFETQAIQRVVPLDELVPAKWEAIEDTVLRLARAINGSFAVRAKVRGNRKLKERELEIRLGSLLVERFGLPVNLSDPDWTVVVEVLGKKAGVGLLRRGELLRFKVED from the coding sequence ATGATTCTCCTAGTAACGGCCCCGCAGGGCAGGGAGGGGGACGCAATCCTCGAACTTGAGTGGGCCATTGGCAGGGTTAAGGTGAAGGGAACGGACTGGAGAGGTGTCCTTCTGGCTGAAACGCCACTCGGAAAGGAGGAAGCCCTCGAAAGGCTCAGAAAGTTCGAGACCCAGGCGATACAGAGGGTTGTCCCCCTCGATGAGCTCGTTCCAGCCAAATGGGAGGCAATTGAAGATACAGTTTTGAGGCTCGCCCGGGCTATCAACGGTAGCTTCGCGGTCAGGGCAAAGGTGAGGGGGAACAGGAAGCTGAAGGAGAGGGAGCTTGAAATCAGGCTCGGCTCCCTTCTCGTTGAGCGCTTCGGTCTGCCGGTTAACCTTAGCGACCCCGACTGGACTGTGGTTGTTGAAGTCCTCGGAAAGAAGGCTGGCGTTGGCCTTCTCAGGAGGGGCGAGCTCCTCCGCTTCAAAGTCGAGGATTAG
- a CDS encoding ATP-binding protein, which translates to MEGLKLYPAQSYEVYGLSKNPFEQLASEGISDVESIHVYQEVDMRLQMIISEVIGNRSSIALSIVGPLGMGKTQRLKTIAKAINEKGGKAIYVKVDTNDILKLTRDIFYALKPPKSRTNIFLENLSRKLGFIDRLEKMLTDTREYKSRDIAELLVEQMKKYPYCALLLDELENMNSAREHEKIQFFEMLRHFISTMPPGCIVAFACIPEAYEEYTKIFPAFFMRLHYEFRLRPMSLDEVFELVKKRLNKVRIRDTDDPIYPFTEEAIRLIHQLGKGNPRQILRLLHYVLSESAKHKFDPIDDYVVTTILEEPKSLEEYLTRIPKDYKDLVEAIVFEFNGGPVSYIQVAKTVKKPGIQVYENLNELVRLGFLIGDMKGNYKVPDYVKKFIEEGQAEELRGERVA; encoded by the coding sequence ATGGAAGGCCTTAAGCTTTACCCTGCACAGTCCTACGAGGTGTACGGCCTCTCAAAGAATCCCTTCGAACAGCTGGCAAGCGAGGGGATAAGCGACGTCGAGAGCATTCACGTTTACCAGGAGGTCGACATGCGCCTCCAGATGATAATCTCCGAGGTTATCGGGAATAGAAGCTCGATAGCGCTGAGCATAGTAGGCCCCCTCGGGATGGGAAAAACCCAGAGGCTCAAGACGATAGCGAAGGCGATCAACGAGAAGGGCGGGAAGGCGATATACGTAAAGGTTGACACCAACGACATCCTCAAGCTCACGCGCGACATCTTCTACGCCCTCAAGCCCCCGAAGAGCAGGACGAACATCTTCCTTGAGAACCTCTCAAGAAAGCTCGGCTTCATAGACCGCCTTGAAAAAATGCTGACGGACACAAGGGAATACAAGAGCAGGGACATAGCGGAACTCCTCGTTGAGCAGATGAAGAAGTACCCCTACTGCGCCCTCCTGCTCGACGAGCTGGAGAACATGAACTCCGCGAGGGAACACGAGAAGATACAGTTCTTCGAGATGCTGAGGCACTTCATAAGCACCATGCCCCCGGGCTGTATAGTGGCTTTCGCCTGCATTCCCGAAGCTTATGAGGAGTACACGAAAATCTTTCCGGCATTCTTCATGCGCCTCCACTACGAGTTCAGGCTGAGGCCGATGAGTCTCGATGAGGTCTTTGAGCTCGTCAAGAAAAGGCTCAATAAAGTCAGGATCAGGGACACAGACGACCCGATTTACCCCTTCACCGAGGAGGCCATAAGGCTGATTCACCAGCTCGGAAAGGGGAACCCGAGGCAGATTTTAAGGCTCCTTCACTACGTACTGAGCGAGTCTGCAAAGCACAAGTTCGACCCGATAGACGACTACGTTGTCACGACCATCCTTGAGGAGCCAAAGAGCCTTGAAGAGTACCTGACGAGGATTCCAAAGGACTACAAGGACTTGGTGGAGGCCATAGTCTTCGAGTTCAACGGCGGACCGGTGAGCTACATACAGGTCGCCAAAACCGTCAAGAAACCCGGAATACAGGTCTACGAGAACCTCAACGAGCTCGTGAGGCTCGGCTTCCTGATAGGGGACATGAAGGGGAACTACAAGGTTCCAGACTACGTGAAGAAGTTCATAGAGGAAGGTCAGGCCGAGGAGCTCAGGGGGGAGAGGGTTGCCTAA
- a CDS encoding metal-dependent hydrolase gives MPNYDAHVLSGIVTYPVAVLIAYLLKLYAGVPVELTAPGMVIGYALYVLGSDLPDMDHPKALIHRGTKPIVSVATGSAVFIWSQGFRLSKETWINTTLQWTLGAVSAVIAWFAFTAIMPKHRGIVHSLLFAGIYAILAYALVDYGLRMGLGVGLYCALSAFLGYTLHLLLDRSVKLV, from the coding sequence TTGCCTAATTACGATGCCCACGTGCTCAGCGGTATAGTCACCTACCCCGTTGCCGTCCTCATAGCCTATCTCCTCAAGCTCTACGCAGGGGTTCCGGTGGAGCTGACGGCCCCGGGAATGGTTATAGGCTACGCCCTCTACGTCCTCGGGAGCGATTTACCCGACATGGATCATCCGAAGGCGCTGATACACAGGGGGACGAAGCCGATAGTGAGCGTTGCAACGGGGAGTGCCGTCTTCATCTGGTCCCAGGGGTTCAGGCTCTCGAAGGAAACCTGGATTAACACGACCCTCCAGTGGACGCTCGGAGCTGTATCTGCGGTGATAGCGTGGTTTGCCTTCACAGCCATAATGCCGAAGCACAGGGGGATAGTCCACTCACTCCTCTTCGCGGGGATATACGCAATCCTGGCTTATGCACTCGTTGACTATGGCCTCAGGATGGGCCTCGGCGTCGGACTCTACTGCGCCCTTTCGGCTTTTCTTGGCTACACCCTTCATCTCCTCCTCGACCGCTCGGTAAAACTCGTCTAA
- the trxB gene encoding thioredoxin-disulfide reductase has protein sequence MFSLGGFSRAGEYEKKTWDVLIIGAGPAGFTAAIYAARFGLETLIISKDLGGNMALTDLIENYPGFPEGISGSELTKRMHEHVKKLGVDIVFDEVERIDPIECAYYEGPCKFGVKTKNGKLYKGRTIIIAVGAAPRKLKVPGEEEFTGKGVSYCATCDGPLFKGKKVIVVGGGNTALQEALYLKSIGVDVTLVHRRKQFRADKILQDRFKESGIPAILDTVVTEIKGTNKVEAVRLKNRVTGEEWEMPVDGVFIFIGYEPKTDFVKHLGITDEFGYIPVDMHMRTKVPGIFAAGDITNVFKQIAVAVGQGAIAANSAKEFLEEWKEKNGE, from the coding sequence ATGTTCAGCCTTGGCGGCTTTTCACGCGCCGGAGAGTATGAAAAGAAGACCTGGGACGTGCTCATCATTGGAGCGGGGCCGGCAGGCTTTACGGCTGCAATCTACGCCGCCCGCTTCGGCCTTGAGACGCTGATCATAAGCAAGGACCTCGGAGGAAACATGGCGTTAACTGACCTCATAGAGAACTACCCGGGCTTTCCAGAGGGAATCAGCGGTTCAGAGCTGACCAAGAGGATGCACGAGCACGTGAAAAAACTGGGCGTGGACATAGTCTTCGACGAGGTCGAGAGGATTGACCCGATAGAGTGTGCCTACTACGAGGGCCCGTGCAAGTTCGGGGTCAAGACGAAGAACGGCAAGCTCTACAAGGGGCGGACGATAATCATAGCAGTCGGAGCAGCACCGAGGAAGCTCAAGGTCCCCGGTGAAGAGGAGTTCACGGGTAAGGGCGTCTCCTACTGCGCCACCTGTGACGGGCCCCTCTTCAAGGGCAAGAAGGTCATTGTCGTCGGCGGTGGAAACACGGCTTTACAGGAGGCACTCTACCTCAAAAGCATTGGCGTTGACGTAACCCTCGTCCACAGGAGAAAGCAGTTCAGGGCGGACAAGATACTCCAGGATCGCTTTAAGGAGAGCGGAATCCCGGCGATACTCGATACTGTGGTGACCGAAATCAAGGGTACCAACAAGGTCGAGGCCGTAAGGCTGAAGAACCGCGTAACGGGCGAGGAGTGGGAGATGCCGGTTGACGGCGTCTTCATATTCATCGGCTACGAGCCAAAGACAGATTTCGTCAAACACCTCGGCATAACCGACGAGTTTGGCTACATCCCGGTGGACATGCACATGCGCACGAAAGTTCCGGGCATCTTTGCTGCCGGAGACATAACCAACGTCTTCAAGCAGATAGCGGTGGCTGTGGGCCAGGGAGCCATAGCTGCAAACTCGGCCAAGGAGTTCCTTGAGGAGTGGAAGGAGAAGAACGGGGAGTGA
- a CDS encoding [protein ADP-ribosylglutamate] hydrolase produces MEFEVVMGDITRFPAEAIVNAANRYLEHGGGVAYAIAKAATGNAREYIRISKEAMREQLGKDWIEHGEVVVTPALRLEKHGIRYVIHTVGPYCGGVWDGEKKEKLKKSILGALRKAEELGVKSIAFPAISAGIYGCPLEEVVKTFLEVVEEFKEEAKSVERVYLVLYSRGDYERALRALGLEKG; encoded by the coding sequence ATGGAGTTCGAGGTGGTTATGGGGGACATAACCCGCTTTCCGGCGGAGGCCATAGTCAACGCCGCGAACCGCTATTTAGAGCACGGCGGGGGAGTCGCCTACGCCATAGCGAAGGCGGCAACTGGAAACGCGAGGGAATACATCAGGATTAGCAAGGAGGCGATGCGCGAACAGCTCGGAAAGGACTGGATAGAGCACGGAGAGGTTGTAGTAACTCCAGCCCTAAGGCTCGAAAAGCACGGAATCAGGTACGTTATCCACACTGTTGGGCCCTACTGCGGTGGCGTCTGGGATGGGGAAAAGAAGGAGAAGCTCAAAAAATCCATCCTCGGTGCCCTAAGGAAGGCGGAGGAGCTGGGGGTTAAGAGCATAGCTTTTCCAGCGATAAGCGCTGGTATATACGGCTGTCCCCTTGAAGAGGTCGTCAAAACTTTTCTGGAAGTCGTGGAGGAGTTTAAGGAGGAAGCGAAAAGCGTTGAGAGGGTCTATCTGGTTCTCTATTCCAGGGGCGACTACGAGAGGGCCCTGAGGGCATTGGGGTTGGAAAAGGGTTAA
- a CDS encoding amidohydrolase family protein: MSILIRNGYVIYGENFEVVRADVLIEGNRIVEVRKGINEPADRVIDATGRVVSPGFINLHTHSPMGLFRGLADDLPLMEWLEKHIWPREAKLTGKEIKVGAYLGALEMIKSGTTTFLDMYFHMDKVAEAVLESGLRGYLSYGMIDLGDPDRTEKEIKEALREMEAIEGLNSPRVHFVFGPHAPYTCSIALLREVRRLASERGKLITIHVSETMAELGKIQERYGKSPVVLLDGIGFLGSDVIIAHGVWLDSREVQILARNGVTVAHNPGSNMKLASGVMPLERLLNAGINVGLGTDGAASNNNLDMLEEMKLAALLHKVHNLDPTVADAKTVFRMATVNGAKALRLNAGVIKEGYLADIAIINFNQPHLRPINNVISHLVYSANGNDVETTIVDGKILMLDREVLTLDEEKVIDEAERAIERLS, from the coding sequence ATGAGCATTCTCATCAGGAACGGGTACGTCATTTACGGCGAGAACTTTGAGGTTGTAAGGGCCGATGTTCTCATCGAGGGGAACAGAATAGTCGAGGTCAGGAAGGGTATAAATGAGCCCGCCGATAGGGTTATAGACGCAACGGGAAGGGTGGTATCTCCCGGATTCATTAACCTCCATACCCACTCCCCCATGGGCCTTTTCCGGGGCTTGGCGGATGATCTGCCCCTGATGGAGTGGCTTGAGAAGCACATATGGCCGAGGGAAGCGAAGCTGACCGGGAAGGAGATAAAGGTTGGGGCTTACCTCGGGGCCCTTGAGATGATAAAGAGCGGCACAACGACCTTCCTCGACATGTACTTTCACATGGACAAGGTGGCCGAGGCGGTTCTTGAGAGCGGACTTAGGGGCTACCTCAGCTATGGAATGATAGACCTCGGTGACCCGGACAGGACGGAGAAGGAGATTAAAGAGGCCCTCCGCGAGATGGAGGCAATCGAAGGGCTGAACTCTCCAAGGGTTCACTTCGTCTTTGGGCCCCATGCCCCTTACACCTGCTCGATAGCTCTGCTGAGGGAGGTCAGAAGGCTCGCCAGTGAGAGGGGCAAGCTGATAACGATTCACGTGAGCGAAACGATGGCCGAACTCGGGAAGATACAGGAGCGCTACGGCAAGAGCCCGGTCGTTTTGCTCGATGGAATAGGCTTCCTCGGGAGCGATGTCATCATAGCCCACGGCGTCTGGCTTGACAGCAGGGAGGTACAGATACTCGCGAGGAACGGCGTCACCGTTGCCCACAACCCGGGTTCAAACATGAAGTTAGCGAGCGGTGTCATGCCCCTTGAAAGGCTCCTCAACGCGGGAATCAACGTCGGCCTCGGAACGGACGGAGCTGCAAGCAACAACAACCTCGACATGCTTGAGGAGATGAAGCTCGCTGCCCTTCTCCACAAGGTTCACAACCTCGACCCCACTGTGGCGGATGCGAAGACAGTCTTCAGGATGGCGACCGTCAACGGGGCCAAGGCCCTGCGCCTCAACGCCGGGGTCATAAAGGAAGGCTACCTCGCTGACATCGCCATAATCAACTTCAACCAGCCCCACCTGAGGCCGATAAACAACGTGATAAGCCACCTCGTTTACTCCGCCAACGGCAACGACGTGGAGACGACGATAGTGGATGGCAAAATCCTGATGCTCGACAGGGAAGTCCTGACCCTCGACGAGGAGAAGGTCATCGACGAGGCAGAAAGGGCCATAGAGAGGCTGAGTTAG
- a CDS encoding thermonuclease family protein has protein sequence MRGAGFLVLVLVSITLLSGFASAYEFQAYGYVTRVVDGDTVWFHSYYGYRAGETFKVRLADINAPEIYTKEGKEARTALRGLFNTYGKYVYLDVDDVYETDHYGRVVAVVYIPVWDYGCALNVNEWLVENGYAYIWDHYNEFDPYSWSLWVPI, from the coding sequence ATGAGAGGTGCCGGCTTTTTGGTTCTGGTGCTGGTTTCGATAACCCTGCTCTCGGGCTTTGCCAGTGCATACGAGTTCCAGGCTTACGGCTACGTTACGAGGGTCGTTGACGGCGACACCGTCTGGTTCCACTCCTACTACGGCTACCGCGCCGGGGAGACCTTTAAAGTACGCCTCGCCGACATAAACGCCCCCGAGATATACACCAAGGAGGGAAAGGAAGCCAGGACGGCTTTGAGGGGGCTCTTCAACACCTACGGAAAGTACGTTTACCTCGACGTGGATGATGTTTACGAAACTGACCACTACGGGAGGGTCGTTGCCGTTGTTTACATTCCCGTCTGGGACTACGGTTGCGCTTTGAACGTCAACGAGTGGCTCGTGGAGAACGGCTACGCATACATCTGGGACCACTACAACGAGTTTGACCCCTATTCATGGAGCCTCTGGGTTCCAATTTGA
- a CDS encoding S-methyl-5'-thioadenosine phosphorylase: MPRIGIIGGSGVYGVFEPKETVKVHTPYGRPSAPVEIGEIEGVEVAFIPRHGKHHEFPPHEVPYRANIWALKELGVERVIGVTAVGSLREEYKPGDIVITDQFIDFTKKREYTFYNGPKVAHVSMADPFCPELRKIFYETAKELGFPVHEKGTYVCIEGPRFSTRAESFMFRQFAHIIGMTLVPEINLARELGMCYVNIATVTDYDVWAEKPVDAQEVLKVMAENNYKVQELLKKGIPRIPEERHCGCADVLKTMFV, translated from the coding sequence ATGCCGAGGATAGGCATAATAGGCGGTTCCGGCGTCTACGGCGTCTTCGAGCCCAAGGAGACGGTGAAAGTGCACACCCCCTATGGAAGACCATCCGCTCCGGTGGAAATAGGCGAAATTGAAGGCGTTGAGGTCGCCTTCATCCCGAGACACGGGAAGCACCATGAGTTTCCCCCGCACGAGGTTCCCTACAGAGCTAATATTTGGGCTCTTAAAGAGCTCGGCGTCGAGCGCGTCATAGGCGTTACCGCAGTTGGCTCTCTCCGCGAGGAGTACAAACCGGGCGATATCGTCATAACCGACCAGTTCATCGACTTCACAAAGAAGAGGGAATACACCTTCTACAACGGCCCCAAGGTGGCCCACGTCAGCATGGCCGACCCCTTCTGCCCGGAGTTGAGGAAGATATTCTATGAAACCGCCAAGGAGCTCGGCTTTCCGGTGCATGAGAAGGGCACCTACGTCTGCATTGAGGGCCCGAGGTTTTCAACTAGGGCAGAGAGCTTCATGTTCAGGCAGTTCGCCCACATCATAGGCATGACCCTCGTTCCAGAGATAAACCTCGCGCGCGAGCTCGGAATGTGCTACGTCAACATAGCCACCGTTACCGACTACGACGTCTGGGCCGAGAAGCCGGTTGACGCTCAAGAAGTTCTCAAGGTCATGGCCGAGAACAACTACAAGGTTCAGGAGCTCCTCAAGAAGGGAATACCCCGGATTCCAGAGGAGAGGCACTGTGGCTGTGCCGATGTGTTGAAGACGATGTTCGTGTGA